The Methanobacterium sp. BAmetb5 genome includes a region encoding these proteins:
- a CDS encoding DUF308 domain-containing protein, whose amino-acid sequence MKNTVLGILAIILGLIVLAFPLAGLVAASVLTGFVVLMIAVWLLIVGGSQLEVSKKAGIMNLILGIIVLIVGIGLIFSPALFAFLAGFLLYLAGIFMIIAGIISLVSRNEFKNATWAGVLGIILGLLYIILGTFAFDPVYLGVLIGVWLVINGIFAFLE is encoded by the coding sequence ATGAAAAATACTGTATTGGGTATTTTAGCAATAATTCTTGGTTTAATTGTTTTAGCGTTCCCACTGGCAGGTCTTGTGGCTGCAAGTGTGCTGACCGGATTTGTAGTATTGATGATTGCGGTATGGCTTTTAATTGTGGGTGGATCCCAGTTGGAAGTCAGTAAAAAGGCGGGGATTATGAACCTGATCCTGGGTATAATAGTCCTTATTGTGGGTATTGGCCTCATTTTCAGCCCAGCTTTATTCGCATTCCTGGCTGGATTCTTACTGTACCTGGCAGGTATATTCATGATAATAGCCGGAATCATATCTCTGGTATCCCGTAACGAATTTAAAAACGCCACCTGGGCTGGTGTACTGGGAATAATACTGGGTCTTCTGTACATTATTCTGGGAACATTTGCCTTTGACCCGGTTTACCTGGGAGTCTTAATTGGTGTCTGGCTGGTAATCAATGGTATCTTTGCTTTCCTTGAATAA
- a CDS encoding DUF308 domain-containing protein, which yields MAEGKNVALGIVAIILGLIVIAFPLISVYTFSILAGLGVLALGVWFLVQGFSGWKVSKGTSVLNIILGIIAIIAGIGLVGSITELSFLASFILYLAGFFLFMSGVITLFTGEGGSAKGVGILGILMGIIYIILGLYAWNPFYLAILIGIWLIISGIFEIFKPAAKVEAEASE from the coding sequence ATGGCCGAAGGCAAAAATGTAGCATTAGGAATTGTAGCAATAATATTAGGTTTAATAGTGATTGCATTCCCATTGATAAGTGTTTACACGTTCAGTATCCTGGCCGGGCTGGGAGTACTCGCTTTAGGTGTTTGGTTCCTGGTTCAAGGATTTTCAGGATGGAAGGTCAGTAAAGGAACCAGTGTTCTCAACATAATCCTGGGAATTATTGCCATAATAGCAGGAATAGGACTGGTAGGAAGTATAACTGAATTGAGTTTCTTAGCCAGCTTTATACTTTATTTAGCAGGATTCTTCCTATTCATGTCCGGTGTGATAACCCTTTTTACCGGAGAAGGAGGATCAGCCAAGGGAGTAGGTATTTTAGGAATTTTAATGGGTATTATATACATAATTCTCGGATTGTATGCCTGGAATCCCTTCTACCTCGCAATATTAATTGGTATCTGGTTAATAATCAGTGGAATATTTGAAATATTTAAACCAGCAGCAAAGGTTGAAGCTGAAGCTTCAGAATAA
- a CDS encoding ABC transporter permease: MGIYALSWKNLRRNRLRNLSTVLRISLGVIILLILVSSGLGISSFLEKSGPSSGKIGVQSSTTTDNQSNLVSSAVNYINSFLGSSITENQLFSRLEGLLVNLVYLLDGLASVALLIGVLGIMNTMGFNLSERRREIGLLKCMGFTKREIFISCTLESGLLGFIGSIIGVIIGTLGIWLISVFLAPDLFNVLPLWLFVGTIAITTLLSLILGLYPAWFTSQIKVEEALLCDY; encoded by the coding sequence ATGGGAATATACGCTTTATCCTGGAAAAATTTACGCCGTAACCGCCTGCGGAATCTATCAACCGTTTTAAGAATTTCCCTGGGAGTCATCATTTTATTGATCCTGGTAAGCTCCGGGCTGGGCATAAGCAGTTTTTTAGAAAAATCAGGACCATCCAGTGGAAAAATAGGAGTGCAATCCAGCACAACCACAGATAACCAGTCCAACCTGGTATCATCGGCAGTTAACTATATAAACTCATTTTTAGGCAGTTCAATCACTGAAAACCAGTTATTCAGCCGTTTAGAAGGATTACTAGTCAACCTGGTTTACCTTTTAGATGGGCTGGCCAGCGTGGCCCTGTTAATTGGAGTTTTAGGCATTATGAACACGATGGGTTTCAACCTTTCCGAGCGTAGAAGAGAGATCGGACTTCTTAAATGCATGGGCTTTACAAAAAGAGAAATTTTCATTAGTTGCACTCTTGAATCCGGCTTATTAGGTTTTATTGGATCCATTATCGGAGTTATTATTGGAACTCTGGGTATCTGGTTAATATCAGTTTTTCTCGCACCGGATCTGTTCAATGTGCTCCCTTTGTGGTTGTTCGTGGGCACCATTGCCATCACCACCCTGCTCAGTCTCATCCTCGGCCTGTACCCCGCATGGTTTACCTCCCAAATAAAAGTAGAGGAGGCTCTTCTCTGTGATTACTGA